One window from the genome of Mauremys mutica isolate MM-2020 ecotype Southern chromosome 4, ASM2049712v1, whole genome shotgun sequence encodes:
- the CD34 gene encoding hematopoietic progenitor cell antigen CD34 isoform X2: protein MNATITSVTPAMTAVTLTEMMVSLEPKNISPTPEGKASTTEMTKVTEDTSPATSAGPTQTHTDVSDQSASVKTSPDLQLNTSHAPFSTTAQATTLEMVSTATTLEMVSTTVLTEQTSHSAIAGPLPSSSMEPSYTFACKNIKHVKNPRVICLHLSEPDTCDNFLKTKGANLSKVICDTTPSYNHFSSPPCHIELAKSEVDPSCMLLIQAGVKDADAIEKVLQGQTSDLVKIGIKSHKLESIGRHQNIPRNTLIALVTSGLLLAFLSLAGYFLMKRRSWSPRGERLDEDLYYTENGSQGNTGITVASQEQSERQEKPNLNRGAQKNGTGQASSKNGHSAKQHIVADTEL from the exons ATGAATGCTACTATCACTAGTGTAACACCAGCAATGACAGCTGTCACTCTCACAGAAATGATGGTCTCCTTGGAGCCTAAAAATATTTCACCAACACCAGAAG GAAAAGCAAGTACTACTGAAATGACCAAAGTGACTGAAGACACCAGCCCTGCAACTTCCGCAGGACCCACCCAGACACACACGGATGTGTCAGACCAGTCAGCGTCAGTGAAAACATCTCCCGATTTGCAGCTGAACACATCACATGCTCCTTTCAGCACAACAGCACAAGCCACAACTTTGGAAATGGTTTCAACAGCCACAACTTTGGAAATGGTTTCAACTACTGTCCTCACAGAGCAAACTTCCCACTCAGCTATCGCAGGACCACTGCCTAGTAGCTCCATGGAG CCCTCCTACACCTTTGCTTGCAAGAATATTAAACATGTGAAGAATCCCAGAGTGATCTGCTTGCATCTCAGTGAGCCTGACACATGT GATAATTTTCTAAAGACAAAGGGAGCAAATTTAAGTAAGGTGATTTGTGACACAACCCCATCCTACAAtcacttctcttctcccccatgcCACATTGAACTCGCCAAATCTGAGGTGGatccctcctgcatgctgctcaTTCAGGCTGGCGTTAAAG ATGCAGATGCAATAGAAAAGGTCCTCCAAGGTCAGACGTCTGATCTAGTTAAG ATTGGAATAAAATCCCATAAACTGGAGAGTATTGGACGCCACCAGAACATTCCCCGGAATACGCTGATTGCCTTGGTCACATCTGGACTCTTGCTGGCGTTTCTGAGTTTGGCTGGATACTTCCTTATGAAACGACGGAGTTGGAGCCccaggggagagaggctg GATGAAGACCTCTATTACACTGAAAACGGTAGCCAGGGAAATACAGGGATCACCGTGGCCTCCCAAGAGCAGTCCGAGCGGCAGGAGAAGCCAAATCTCAACAGAGGGGCTCAGAAGAATGGGACTGGACAGGCATCCTCAAAAAATGGACATTCAGCCAAGCAGCACATTGTTGCTGACACTGAACTGTGA
- the CD34 gene encoding hematopoietic progenitor cell antigen CD34 isoform X1, which produces MLLLGSLKAMKRKQLFWTMFYILSLMDTKVSGETNHSSSATTSPSAMNATITSVTPAMTAVTLTEMMVSLEPKNISPTPEGKASTTEMTKVTEDTSPATSAGPTQTHTDVSDQSASVKTSPDLQLNTSHAPFSTTAQATTLEMVSTATTLEMVSTTVLTEQTSHSAIAGPLPSSSMEPSYTFACKNIKHVKNPRVICLHLSEPDTCDNFLKTKGANLSKVICDTTPSYNHFSSPPCHIELAKSEVDPSCMLLIQAGVKDADAIEKVLQGQTSDLVKIGIKSHKLESIGRHQNIPRNTLIALVTSGLLLAFLSLAGYFLMKRRSWSPRGERLDEDLYYTENGSQGNTGITVASQEQSERQEKPNLNRGAQKNGTGQASSKNGHSAKQHIVADTEL; this is translated from the exons ACACTAAAGTTTCTGGTGAAACGAACCACAGCTCATCAGCTACTACCTCACCTTCAGCGATGAATGCTACTATCACTAGTGTAACACCAGCAATGACAGCTGTCACTCTCACAGAAATGATGGTCTCCTTGGAGCCTAAAAATATTTCACCAACACCAGAAG GAAAAGCAAGTACTACTGAAATGACCAAAGTGACTGAAGACACCAGCCCTGCAACTTCCGCAGGACCCACCCAGACACACACGGATGTGTCAGACCAGTCAGCGTCAGTGAAAACATCTCCCGATTTGCAGCTGAACACATCACATGCTCCTTTCAGCACAACAGCACAAGCCACAACTTTGGAAATGGTTTCAACAGCCACAACTTTGGAAATGGTTTCAACTACTGTCCTCACAGAGCAAACTTCCCACTCAGCTATCGCAGGACCACTGCCTAGTAGCTCCATGGAG CCCTCCTACACCTTTGCTTGCAAGAATATTAAACATGTGAAGAATCCCAGAGTGATCTGCTTGCATCTCAGTGAGCCTGACACATGT GATAATTTTCTAAAGACAAAGGGAGCAAATTTAAGTAAGGTGATTTGTGACACAACCCCATCCTACAAtcacttctcttctcccccatgcCACATTGAACTCGCCAAATCTGAGGTGGatccctcctgcatgctgctcaTTCAGGCTGGCGTTAAAG ATGCAGATGCAATAGAAAAGGTCCTCCAAGGTCAGACGTCTGATCTAGTTAAG ATTGGAATAAAATCCCATAAACTGGAGAGTATTGGACGCCACCAGAACATTCCCCGGAATACGCTGATTGCCTTGGTCACATCTGGACTCTTGCTGGCGTTTCTGAGTTTGGCTGGATACTTCCTTATGAAACGACGGAGTTGGAGCCccaggggagagaggctg GATGAAGACCTCTATTACACTGAAAACGGTAGCCAGGGAAATACAGGGATCACCGTGGCCTCCCAAGAGCAGTCCGAGCGGCAGGAGAAGCCAAATCTCAACAGAGGGGCTCAGAAGAATGGGACTGGACAGGCATCCTCAAAAAATGGACATTCAGCCAAGCAGCACATTGTTGCTGACACTGAACTGTGA
- the CD34 gene encoding hematopoietic progenitor cell antigen CD34 isoform X3 — MLLLGSLKAMKRKQLFWTMFYILSLMDTKVSGETNHSSSATTSPSAMNATITSVTPAMTAVTLTEMMVSLEPKNISPTPEGKASTTEMTKVTEDTSPATSAGPTQTHTDVSDQSASVKTSPDLQLNTSHAPFSTTAQATTLEMVSTATTLEMVSTTVLTEQTSHSAIAGPLPSSSMEPSYTFACKNIKHVKNPRVICLHLSEPDTCDNFLKTKGANLSKVICDTTPSYNHFSSPPCHIELAKSEVDPSCMLLIQAGVKDADAIEKVLQGQTSDLVKIGIKSHKLESIGRHQNIPRNTLIALVTSGLLLAFLSLAGYFLMKRRSWSPRGERLV; from the exons ACACTAAAGTTTCTGGTGAAACGAACCACAGCTCATCAGCTACTACCTCACCTTCAGCGATGAATGCTACTATCACTAGTGTAACACCAGCAATGACAGCTGTCACTCTCACAGAAATGATGGTCTCCTTGGAGCCTAAAAATATTTCACCAACACCAGAAG GAAAAGCAAGTACTACTGAAATGACCAAAGTGACTGAAGACACCAGCCCTGCAACTTCCGCAGGACCCACCCAGACACACACGGATGTGTCAGACCAGTCAGCGTCAGTGAAAACATCTCCCGATTTGCAGCTGAACACATCACATGCTCCTTTCAGCACAACAGCACAAGCCACAACTTTGGAAATGGTTTCAACAGCCACAACTTTGGAAATGGTTTCAACTACTGTCCTCACAGAGCAAACTTCCCACTCAGCTATCGCAGGACCACTGCCTAGTAGCTCCATGGAG CCCTCCTACACCTTTGCTTGCAAGAATATTAAACATGTGAAGAATCCCAGAGTGATCTGCTTGCATCTCAGTGAGCCTGACACATGT GATAATTTTCTAAAGACAAAGGGAGCAAATTTAAGTAAGGTGATTTGTGACACAACCCCATCCTACAAtcacttctcttctcccccatgcCACATTGAACTCGCCAAATCTGAGGTGGatccctcctgcatgctgctcaTTCAGGCTGGCGTTAAAG ATGCAGATGCAATAGAAAAGGTCCTCCAAGGTCAGACGTCTGATCTAGTTAAG ATTGGAATAAAATCCCATAAACTGGAGAGTATTGGACGCCACCAGAACATTCCCCGGAATACGCTGATTGCCTTGGTCACATCTGGACTCTTGCTGGCGTTTCTGAGTTTGGCTGGATACTTCCTTATGAAACGACGGAGTTGGAGCCccaggggagagaggctg GTCTAA